A single genomic interval of Juglans regia cultivar Chandler chromosome 1, Walnut 2.0, whole genome shotgun sequence harbors:
- the LOC108992796 gene encoding bidirectional sugar transporter SWEET6b-like, which produces MVSAETARSVVGIIGNVISIGLFLSPVPTFYRIIKNKAVEDYSPFPYIATVLNCMLWIFYGLPIVHEHSVLVVTTNSVGLVLELIYLAIFYNYAAGQKNGRKKVVIGLAIEVVFVAVVVVVTMLTLHSHERRSMMVGIIADFFNILMYISPLTVMKQVITTKSVKYMPFYLSLTNHLNGCIWTSYALIKFDIFVLVSNSIGAVAGAAQLILYIRYQSSSSSSNTS; this is translated from the exons ATGGTGAGCGCTGAAACTGCTAGAAGTGTCGTCGGCATCATCG GGAATGTGATCTCCATCGGGCTATTCCTCTCGCCAGT GCCAACTTTTTATAGAATCATTAAGAACAAGGCAGTGGAGGATTACTCGCCGTTTCCATATATCGCAACAGTACTGAACTGCATGTTATGGATATTCTATGGCTTGCCAATTGTTCACGAACACAGCGTTCTTGTTGTGACTACCAACAGCGTTGGGTTAGTCTTGGAGCTCATCTATTTAGCCATATTCTATAACTACGCTGCTGGACAGAAGAATGGACGG AAGAAAGTAGTGATAGGGCTGGCCATTGAGGTTGTTTTCGTGGCCGTCGTCGTTGTCGTAACTATGCTGACATTACATTCTCACGAGAGGAGATCCATGATGGTTGGCATCATCGCTGATTTCTTCAACATTTTGATGTACATTTCTCCGCTTACAGTCATG AAACAAGTCATCACAACCAAGAGCGTGAAGTACATGCCATTTTATCTGTCATTGACCAACCACCTTAATGGCTGCATCTGGACTTCTTATGCTCTCATCAAATTTGACATCTTCGTGCTG GTCAGCAATAGTATTGGAGCAGTCGCTGGAGCTGCTCAACTCATCCTATATATCAGATATCAGAGCTCCAGCTCTAGCTCAAACACATCATGA